One segment of Patulibacter sp. SYSU D01012 DNA contains the following:
- a CDS encoding response regulator transcription factor: protein MRVLIAEDHALLRDGLTRLLRDHGHEVVAAVDAPDEIVRRGGALRPDLALLDVRLPPTFTDEGVRAALELRAARPGQAVLLLSQYVERTYAAELLADGRGGVGYLLKDRVAEPAEFVRACERVAAGGTALDPEVVAQLMVRGRQEDGPLSRLTPRERETLALMAEGRSNRGIAEALVVTEGAVEKHVTSILGKLDLSNAPGDHRRVLAVLALLRASGGA, encoded by the coding sequence GTGCGCGTCCTGATCGCCGAGGACCACGCGCTGCTGCGCGACGGCCTCACCCGCCTGCTCCGCGACCACGGCCACGAGGTGGTCGCCGCCGTCGACGCGCCGGACGAGATCGTCCGGCGCGGCGGCGCGCTGCGACCAGACCTGGCGCTCCTCGACGTGCGCCTGCCGCCGACGTTCACGGACGAGGGCGTCCGCGCGGCGCTCGAGCTGCGCGCGGCCCGGCCGGGCCAGGCGGTCCTGCTGCTCTCGCAGTACGTCGAGCGCACGTACGCGGCGGAGCTGCTCGCCGACGGGCGCGGCGGGGTCGGGTACCTGCTGAAGGACCGCGTCGCCGAGCCCGCCGAGTTCGTGCGCGCGTGCGAGCGCGTGGCGGCGGGCGGCACCGCGCTCGACCCCGAGGTGGTGGCGCAGCTCATGGTCCGCGGTCGGCAGGAGGACGGCCCGCTGTCCCGGCTGACGCCGCGCGAGCGCGAGACGCTGGCGCTCATGGCCGAGGGACGCTCCAACCGCGGCATCGCCGAGGCGCTCGTGGTCACGGAGGGCGCCGTCGAGAAGCACGTCACGAGCATCCTGGGCAAGCTCGACCTGTCCAACGCGCCGGGCGACCACCGGCGCGTCCTGGCGGTCCTGGCGCTCCTGCGGGCGTCGGGCGGCGCGTGA
- a CDS encoding NAD(P)H-binding protein, translating into MRILVTGASGFAGSALIPPLLRDGHEVRAFARDPARVRHDVPTVRGDVTTGEGLAAALDGVDVAYYLVHSMEHAPDGSSFAEREARAAERFADAARAARVRRLVYLGVMVDETRELSPHLRSRLAVERTLLDAAPEAVGLRASIAVGTGSRSFRFLVRLVERLPVLALPPWRHFRTQPVDERDLVAALRAAATAPALDGVRRSLDVAGPDVLSYGEILERIRDLLMLPRPTIPVPLNSTPIFGRVAAVLAGEDADLILPLMGGLTGDLLARDAAWTAVLGVRPHAFDRAVEHALRRWEEQEPLRAR; encoded by the coding sequence ATGCGCATCCTCGTCACCGGCGCCTCCGGCTTCGCGGGGTCCGCCCTGATCCCGCCGCTCCTGCGCGACGGCCACGAGGTGCGGGCGTTCGCCCGCGACCCCGCGCGCGTGCGGCACGACGTCCCGACGGTGCGCGGGGACGTGACGACCGGGGAGGGGCTGGCCGCCGCGCTCGACGGCGTCGACGTGGCCTACTACCTCGTGCACTCGATGGAGCACGCGCCGGACGGCAGCTCGTTCGCGGAGCGCGAGGCCCGCGCCGCGGAGCGCTTCGCCGACGCCGCGCGCGCCGCGCGGGTGCGGCGCCTCGTCTACCTGGGCGTGATGGTCGACGAGACCCGCGAGCTGTCCCCGCATCTGCGCAGCCGGCTCGCGGTCGAGCGGACGCTCCTCGACGCGGCGCCCGAGGCCGTCGGCCTGCGGGCGTCGATCGCCGTCGGGACGGGCTCGCGGTCGTTCCGCTTCCTCGTCCGGCTCGTCGAGCGCCTGCCCGTCCTGGCGCTCCCGCCGTGGCGGCACTTCCGCACGCAGCCCGTCGACGAGCGCGACCTGGTGGCGGCCCTGCGGGCGGCCGCGACCGCGCCGGCGCTCGACGGCGTGCGTCGGTCGCTCGACGTCGCGGGGCCGGACGTCCTGAGCTACGGGGAGATCCTCGAGCGCATCCGCGACCTGCTGATGCTCCCCCGGCCGACGATCCCGGTCCCCCTGAACAGCACGCCCATCTTCGGCCGCGTCGCCGCCGTGCTGGCGGGCGAGGACGCCGACCTGATCCTGCCGCTCATGGGCGGCCTGACCGGCGACCTGCTGGCCCGCGACGCCGCCTGGACCGCCGTGCTGGGCGTGCGCCCCCACGCCTTCGACCGGGCGGTCGAGCACGCCCTGCGCCGCTGGGAGGAGCAGGAGCCCCTGCGGGCCCGGTGA
- a CDS encoding acetyl-CoA C-acetyltransferase yields MGSTEAFVFDAIRTPRGKGKSNGSLHGTKPVDLVVGLMHETLGRHPQLDPNTIDDVVLGCVSPVGDQGADIAKTAAIKAGLPDTVAGVQLNRFCASGLEAVNIAAQKVASGWEDLVLAGGVESMSRVPMGSDGGAWAMDPETNYHTSFVPQGIGADLIATVEGFTRDEVDAFAARSQERAANAEDNGYFKNSVVPVKDLNDQVVLDRDEFIRRGTTVETLAKLKPSFAMMGEMGGFDAVALQKYHWIEKIDHVHHPGNSSGIVDGASLLAIGNAKTGEAAGMRPRARILATAVSGADPTIMLTAPGPASKKALAKAGLKASDLDLVEINEAFAAVALRLIKDLDIDPEITNVNGGAIAMGHPLGATGGMILGSLIDELERRDKRYGLATLCVGGGMGIATVVERV; encoded by the coding sequence ATGGGCAGCACCGAAGCGTTCGTCTTCGACGCCATCCGCACCCCGCGCGGCAAGGGCAAGAGCAACGGGTCCCTGCACGGCACGAAGCCCGTCGACCTGGTCGTCGGCCTCATGCACGAGACCCTGGGGCGTCATCCCCAGCTCGATCCGAACACCATCGACGACGTCGTGCTCGGCTGCGTGTCGCCCGTGGGCGACCAGGGCGCCGACATCGCGAAGACGGCGGCGATCAAGGCCGGCCTGCCGGACACCGTCGCGGGCGTCCAGCTCAACCGCTTCTGCGCCTCCGGCCTGGAGGCCGTGAACATCGCCGCGCAGAAGGTCGCCTCGGGCTGGGAGGACCTCGTCCTCGCCGGCGGCGTCGAGTCGATGTCGCGCGTGCCGATGGGCTCCGACGGCGGCGCGTGGGCGATGGACCCCGAGACGAACTACCACACGTCGTTCGTCCCGCAGGGCATCGGCGCCGACCTCATCGCCACCGTCGAGGGCTTCACCCGCGACGAGGTCGACGCGTTCGCCGCCCGCTCCCAGGAGCGCGCCGCCAACGCCGAGGACAACGGGTACTTCAAGAACTCCGTCGTCCCCGTCAAGGACCTCAACGACCAGGTCGTCCTGGACCGTGACGAGTTCATCCGCCGCGGCACGACCGTCGAGACGCTGGCCAAGCTCAAGCCGTCCTTCGCGATGATGGGCGAGATGGGCGGCTTCGACGCCGTCGCGCTCCAGAAGTACCACTGGATCGAGAAGATCGACCACGTCCACCACCCCGGCAACTCGTCGGGCATCGTGGACGGCGCGTCGCTGCTGGCCATCGGCAACGCGAAGACCGGCGAGGCCGCCGGCATGCGCCCGCGCGCCCGCATCCTCGCCACCGCCGTCTCGGGCGCCGACCCGACCATCATGCTCACGGCCCCCGGCCCGGCGTCGAAGAAGGCCCTGGCGAAGGCCGGCCTGAAGGCGTCCGACCTGGACCTCGTCGAGATCAACGAGGCGTTCGCGGCCGTCGCCCTGCGCCTGATCAAGGACCTCGACATCGACCCCGAGATCACGAACGTCAACGGCGGCGCCATCGCCATGGGGCACCCGCTCGGCGCGACCGGCGGCATGATCCTCGGCTCGCTGATCGACGAGCTCGAGCGCCGGGACAAGCGCTACGGCCTCGCGACGCTGTGCGTCGGCGGCGGCATGGGCATCGCCACCGTCGTCGAGCGCGTCTGA
- a CDS encoding succinate dehydrogenase/fumarate reductase iron-sulfur subunit, translated as MNFQLEIWRQDVREDPGHFETHHVEGIDPDASFLEMLDVLNERLIAKGARTVAFDSDCREGICGTCALTINGMPHGPNQVTTCQTYMRDFEDGSTIYVEPFRANPFPVVRDLAVDRSAFDRIIQAGGYVSVTTGPQPEPNAAPVTPETQQRAMDASICIGCGACVAACPNGAAMLFTGAKLTHLNILPQGQPERAERTRNMVHQMDEEGFGGCTNYGECSRVCPQDISIDVIGMLYREYRSAVRQKPNPHAPKMVAQ; from the coding sequence GTGAACTTCCAGCTCGAGATCTGGCGACAGGACGTCCGGGAGGATCCCGGGCACTTCGAGACGCACCACGTCGAGGGCATCGACCCCGACGCGTCGTTCCTGGAGATGCTGGACGTCCTCAACGAGCGCCTCATCGCGAAGGGCGCCCGGACCGTCGCCTTCGACAGCGACTGCCGCGAGGGCATCTGCGGCACCTGCGCGCTGACGATCAACGGCATGCCGCACGGGCCCAACCAGGTCACGACGTGCCAGACGTACATGCGCGACTTCGAGGACGGGTCGACGATCTACGTCGAGCCGTTCCGCGCCAACCCGTTCCCGGTCGTGCGCGACCTGGCCGTCGACCGCTCCGCCTTCGACCGGATCATCCAGGCCGGCGGCTACGTCTCGGTGACGACGGGCCCGCAGCCCGAGCCGAACGCGGCCCCGGTCACGCCGGAGACGCAGCAGCGGGCGATGGACGCGTCGATCTGCATCGGCTGCGGCGCCTGCGTGGCGGCCTGCCCGAACGGCGCGGCGATGCTGTTCACCGGCGCCAAGCTGACGCACCTGAACATCCTGCCGCAGGGCCAGCCCGAGCGCGCGGAGCGCACGCGCAACATGGTCCACCAGATGGACGAGGAGGGCTTCGGCGGCTGCACGAACTACGGCGAGTGCTCCCGCGTCTGCCCGCAGGACATCTCGATCGACGTCATCGGGATGCTCTACCGCGAGTACCGCTCGGCCGTGCGCCAGAAGCCGAACCCGCACGCGCCGAAGATGGTGGCGCAGTAG
- a CDS encoding SRPBCC family protein — MSAVRVSIDLPAPPGEVWDVIMDPHLMERWVTIQRELTAADDGPPRVGFTMAQRYAIRGAPVNVSWVLESLDPPRTAIWRGKGPAGASALIEYHLVPVADGTRTRFDYVNDFAAPMGLLGKVASRALMGGTPEREATQSLERLRDLLAARASA, encoded by the coding sequence ATGAGCGCCGTGCGGGTCAGCATCGACCTCCCCGCGCCCCCGGGCGAGGTGTGGGACGTGATCATGGACCCCCACCTGATGGAGCGATGGGTGACGATCCAGCGCGAGCTGACGGCCGCGGACGACGGCCCGCCGCGTGTGGGCTTCACGATGGCCCAGCGGTACGCCATCCGCGGCGCGCCGGTGAACGTGTCGTGGGTGCTCGAGTCGCTCGACCCGCCGCGCACCGCGATCTGGCGGGGCAAGGGGCCGGCCGGCGCGTCCGCCCTGATCGAGTACCACCTCGTCCCCGTGGCGGACGGCACCCGCACCCGCTTCGACTACGTCAACGACTTCGCGGCGCCGATGGGCCTGTTGGGGAAGGTGGCGTCGCGGGCGTTGATGGGTGGGACGCCGGAGCGCGAAGCCACCCAGTCCCTCGAGCGGCTGCGCGACCTGCTCGCGGCGCGCGCGAGCGCCTGA
- a CDS encoding site-2 protease family protein encodes MPTATRSVKLAEVFGIRIGANPSWFLALLLMIVLLGDRFEVALPDLSPAGAYGLAVVAAVLFFVSLIAHELGHALAGRRFGIRTEGIDLWLLGGVARLSRDSRTPKEEFVVAFAGPAVTLLICALGVGAGLLLGTADELEDAIRVSGTETTAALSLVGWLTLVNGVLFVFNMVPAFPLDGGRIARSIAWKLTGDRRRATVVAGFLGRGFAVLLGAYGVYLLMEGDSFGGIWYLLLAWFVAGAARAAVVTSEISEQLHEVAAGDIMDAGPPWLPADVTVLDAEHETFAPFRVAWAAMLDPDGRYLGIVTRDRVRDELAAGRPGVEARELLERERPQVDPTLALEDLLASDDLRRLGAVPVVDADGVMRGLVTFAQVRDALARALPGADVRA; translated from the coding sequence ATGCCCACCGCCACGCGCTCCGTGAAGCTCGCCGAGGTCTTCGGCATCCGGATCGGCGCGAACCCCAGCTGGTTCCTCGCGCTGCTCCTGATGATCGTCCTGCTCGGCGACCGCTTCGAGGTCGCCCTGCCCGACCTGTCCCCCGCGGGCGCCTACGGCCTCGCCGTCGTCGCGGCGGTCCTCTTCTTCGTCTCGCTGATTGCGCACGAGCTCGGCCACGCCCTGGCCGGCCGGCGGTTCGGGATCCGGACGGAGGGCATCGACCTGTGGCTGCTCGGCGGCGTCGCGCGGCTCAGCCGCGACTCGCGCACGCCGAAGGAGGAGTTCGTCGTCGCCTTCGCGGGCCCGGCCGTGACGCTCCTGATCTGCGCGCTGGGCGTCGGGGCGGGCCTGCTCCTCGGGACCGCCGACGAGCTGGAGGACGCGATCCGCGTGTCCGGCACCGAGACGACCGCCGCCCTGTCGCTCGTCGGCTGGCTGACGCTCGTCAACGGCGTGCTGTTCGTCTTCAACATGGTCCCGGCCTTCCCCCTCGACGGCGGCCGCATCGCCCGCTCGATCGCGTGGAAGCTGACCGGCGACCGCCGCCGCGCCACCGTGGTGGCGGGGTTCCTGGGCCGCGGCTTCGCCGTGCTGCTCGGGGCCTACGGCGTGTACCTGCTGATGGAGGGCGACTCGTTCGGCGGCATCTGGTACCTGCTGCTGGCGTGGTTCGTCGCGGGCGCGGCCCGGGCGGCCGTCGTCACCAGCGAGATCTCGGAGCAGCTGCACGAGGTCGCAGCCGGGGACATCATGGACGCCGGTCCGCCGTGGCTGCCCGCCGACGTGACCGTCCTGGACGCCGAGCACGAGACCTTCGCGCCGTTCCGCGTGGCGTGGGCGGCGATGCTCGACCCGGACGGCCGGTACCTGGGGATCGTCACCCGCGACCGGGTGCGCGACGAGCTCGCCGCCGGACGGCCGGGCGTCGAGGCGCGCGAGCTGCTCGAGCGCGAGCGGCCGCAGGTCGACCCGACGCTGGCGCTCGAGGACCTGCTGGCGAGCGACGACCTGCGTCGCCTGGGGGCCGTGCCGGTGGTCGACGCCGACGGCGTCATGCGCGGCCTGGTGACCTTCGCCCAGGTGCGCGACGCGCTCGCGCGGGCGCTGCCCGGCGCCGACGTCCGCGCCTGA
- a CDS encoding succinate dehydrogenase cytochrome b subunit, translating to MATQELTRKRRRTWLGEAWESNVGKKVIVAITGFVLVAYVILHMVGNLTALQGPDGGSPRIDEYGHWLREFGTPLLPYSFVLWVIRVVLLAALIVHVVGVFQLAKRSSAARPKGHPGKRIGRSISSMTMRISGPLLLAFVIFHILQFTTLTIDVTPLREGAIYENLYGAFQKWYFVLLYVAAVSALMFHLHHGVWSAFQSLGADRPARNRALRLTSATVAVVVAVGFVLIPIFMWTGVLAEPITTHAQTALEVAR from the coding sequence GTGGCGACGCAAGAACTGACCCGCAAACGCAGGCGCACCTGGCTGGGGGAGGCCTGGGAGTCCAACGTCGGCAAGAAGGTGATCGTCGCGATCACCGGCTTCGTCCTCGTGGCCTACGTCATCCTCCACATGGTCGGCAACCTGACGGCCCTGCAGGGGCCCGACGGCGGCAGCCCCCGGATCGACGAGTACGGCCACTGGCTCCGCGAGTTCGGCACGCCGCTGCTGCCCTACTCGTTCGTGCTGTGGGTGATCCGCGTCGTCCTGCTGGCCGCGCTGATCGTCCACGTCGTCGGCGTCTTCCAGCTCGCCAAGCGCAGCAGCGCCGCGCGCCCGAAGGGGCACCCCGGCAAGCGCATCGGCCGCTCGATCTCCTCCATGACGATGCGCATCAGCGGCCCGCTGCTGCTCGCCTTCGTGATCTTCCACATCCTGCAGTTCACGACGCTGACGATCGACGTCACGCCGCTGCGCGAGGGCGCGATCTACGAGAACCTCTACGGCGCGTTCCAGAAGTGGTACTTCGTGCTGCTCTACGTGGCCGCCGTCTCGGCGCTCATGTTCCACCTGCACCACGGCGTGTGGAGCGCGTTCCAGTCGCTCGGCGCCGACCGCCCCGCCCGCAACCGCGCGCTGCGCCTGACGTCGGCCACCGTGGCCGTCGTCGTGGCCGTCGGCTTCGTCCTCATCCCGATCTTCATGTGGACCGGGGTGCTCGCCGAGCCGATCACGACCCACGCCCAGACGGCCCTGGAGGTCGCCCGATGA
- a CDS encoding helix-turn-helix domain-containing protein → MSDFLSEKRDEIQARLDELAPLIAEHDRLRRALDALDGVDHSSSSTRSSGTGRGAGRPRGSGERSRQALELLRKEPGLGAAEVARRIGVHPNYAYRILPGLEEQGLVEKRDRVWYAKDAA, encoded by the coding sequence ATGTCGGACTTCCTCTCCGAGAAGCGCGACGAGATCCAGGCCCGCCTGGACGAGCTCGCCCCGCTCATCGCCGAGCACGACCGCCTGCGCCGCGCCCTGGACGCGCTCGACGGCGTCGACCACAGCTCGTCCAGCACGCGCTCGAGCGGCACCGGCCGCGGCGCCGGCCGTCCGCGCGGGTCGGGCGAGCGCTCGCGCCAGGCGCTCGAGCTGCTGCGCAAGGAGCCGGGCCTCGGCGCCGCCGAGGTGGCCCGCCGCATCGGCGTGCACCCCAACTACGCGTACCGCATCCTCCCCGGCCTGGAGGAGCAGGGGCTCGTCGAGAAGCGCGACCGCGTCTGGTACGCGAAGGACGCCGCCTAG
- a CDS encoding fumarate reductase/succinate dehydrogenase flavoprotein subunit, giving the protein MILDARIPAGPIEDKWTTWLDAHKLVGPRNRPKHTVIVVGTGLAGASCAATLSAQGFKVKSFCFQDSPRRAHSIAAQGGINAAKDYAHEGDSIRRLFVDTIKGGDFRSREANVYRLAELSANIIDQAVAQGVPFAREYGGQLATRSFGGVLVQRTFYARGQTGQQLLLGAYSALQHQVNAGGVTVYNRHEMLDVVLVDGEARGIIARNLVTGEIERHVADVVVLASGGYSNVFYLSTNAMNSNVTAAWKATRRGALFANPCFTQIHPTCIPQSGEYQSKLTLMSESLRNDGRVWVPRKPGDDRLAADIPEEERYYFLEERYPAFGNLVPRDIASRAAKIVCDDGLGVGGTGRGVYLDFRDAIEEQGHDAIQRKYQNLFEMYQRITGDDPYVTPMMIYPAPHYTMGGLWVDYELQTTIPNLFAIGEANFSDHGANRLGASALMQALADGYFVAPHTVMHKIATNPNPGIDTTHEAFDAAEADVRGQIDRLMAVQGTKAPQAIHREMGQIMLDKCGMLRTRESLTEAIDQIRDIRKSFWEDVRVDGKTDELNPSLEYAGRLVDFIDLAEVMCEDALRREESCGGHFRGEHETEDGEALRDDENFAVATAWAFDERAGDDGRFTPHDEQLAFEEIALATRSYK; this is encoded by the coding sequence ATGATCCTCGACGCCCGCATCCCCGCCGGTCCCATCGAGGACAAGTGGACGACCTGGCTCGACGCCCACAAGCTCGTCGGCCCGCGCAACCGCCCCAAGCACACGGTCATCGTCGTCGGGACGGGCCTCGCCGGCGCCTCGTGCGCGGCCACGCTGAGCGCGCAGGGCTTCAAGGTCAAGAGCTTCTGCTTCCAGGACAGCCCCCGCCGCGCGCACTCCATCGCGGCCCAGGGCGGCATCAACGCGGCGAAGGACTACGCCCACGAGGGCGACTCGATCCGCCGCCTGTTCGTCGACACGATCAAGGGCGGCGACTTCCGCTCGCGCGAGGCGAACGTCTACCGCCTGGCCGAGCTGTCGGCCAACATCATCGACCAGGCCGTCGCCCAGGGCGTGCCGTTCGCCCGCGAGTACGGCGGCCAGCTGGCCACCCGCTCGTTCGGCGGCGTGCTCGTGCAGCGCACGTTCTACGCGCGCGGCCAGACCGGCCAGCAGCTGCTGCTCGGCGCCTACAGCGCGCTGCAGCATCAGGTCAACGCCGGCGGCGTGACGGTCTACAACCGCCACGAGATGCTGGACGTCGTGCTGGTGGACGGCGAGGCCCGCGGCATCATCGCCCGCAACCTCGTCACCGGCGAGATCGAGCGCCACGTCGCGGACGTCGTCGTCCTCGCGTCGGGCGGCTACTCCAACGTCTTCTACCTGTCGACGAACGCGATGAACTCCAACGTCACGGCCGCCTGGAAGGCGACGCGGCGCGGGGCGCTCTTCGCGAACCCCTGCTTCACGCAGATCCACCCGACCTGCATCCCGCAGAGCGGCGAGTACCAGTCGAAGCTGACGCTCATGTCGGAGTCGCTGCGCAACGACGGTCGCGTGTGGGTGCCCCGCAAGCCGGGCGACGACCGGCTCGCCGCCGACATCCCCGAGGAGGAGCGGTACTACTTCCTCGAGGAGCGCTACCCCGCGTTCGGCAACCTGGTCCCGCGCGACATCGCCTCGCGCGCCGCGAAGATCGTCTGCGACGACGGCCTCGGCGTCGGCGGCACCGGCCGCGGCGTGTACCTGGACTTCCGCGACGCGATCGAGGAGCAGGGCCACGACGCGATCCAGCGCAAGTACCAGAACCTCTTCGAGATGTACCAGCGCATCACCGGCGACGACCCGTACGTCACGCCGATGATGATCTACCCGGCCCCGCACTACACGATGGGCGGGCTCTGGGTCGACTACGAGCTGCAGACGACGATCCCGAACCTGTTCGCGATCGGCGAGGCCAACTTCTCCGACCACGGCGCCAACCGCCTGGGCGCCTCCGCGCTCATGCAGGCGCTGGCCGACGGGTACTTCGTCGCGCCGCACACCGTCATGCACAAGATCGCGACGAACCCCAATCCGGGGATCGACACCACGCACGAGGCGTTCGACGCGGCCGAGGCGGACGTCCGCGGCCAGATCGACCGGCTCATGGCGGTGCAGGGCACGAAGGCGCCGCAGGCCATCCACCGCGAGATGGGCCAGATCATGCTCGACAAGTGCGGCATGCTCCGCACGCGCGAGAGCCTGACGGAGGCGATCGACCAGATCCGCGACATCCGGAAGTCCTTCTGGGAGGACGTCCGCGTCGACGGCAAGACGGACGAGCTCAACCCGAGCCTGGAGTACGCGGGCCGCCTGGTCGACTTCATCGACCTCGCCGAGGTCATGTGCGAGGACGCGCTGCGGCGCGAGGAGTCGTGCGGCGGCCACTTCCGCGGCGAGCACGAGACCGAGGACGGCGAGGCGCTCCGCGACGACGAGAACTTCGCCGTCGCGACCGCCTGGGCGTTCGACGAGCGCGCCGGCGACGACGGCCGCTTCACCCCCCACGACGAGCAGCTGGCCTTCGAAGAGATCGCCCTGGCGACGAGGAGCTACAAGTGA
- a CDS encoding malate dehydrogenase, whose protein sequence is MTQSPVNVTVTGAAGQIGYALLFRIASGQLLGPDVPVKLRLLEIPPALKAAEGTAMELDDCAFPLLKGIDITDDATRAFDGVNVALLVGARPRTKGMERGDLLEANGGIFKPQGEAINAGAADDVRVLVVGNPANTNALIAQAHAPDVPAERFTAMTRLDHNRAISQLANKLRVPVSDIKKLTIWGNHSATQYPDIFHAEVGGKNAAELVDDQAWLQDDFIPTVAKRGAAIIEARGASSAASAANAAIDHIHTWVNGTPEGDWTSMGIPSDGSYGVPEGIISSFPVVCKDGKYEIVQGLEIDAFSRERIDASVQELTEERDAVKGLGLI, encoded by the coding sequence ATGACCCAGTCGCCCGTCAACGTCACCGTCACCGGGGCCGCCGGTCAGATCGGCTACGCGCTGCTGTTCCGCATCGCCAGCGGGCAGCTGCTCGGGCCCGACGTGCCCGTCAAGCTGCGCCTGCTCGAGATCCCGCCGGCGCTCAAGGCCGCCGAGGGCACCGCGATGGAGCTCGACGACTGCGCCTTCCCGCTCCTGAAGGGCATCGACATCACCGACGACGCCACGCGCGCGTTCGACGGCGTGAACGTCGCCCTGCTCGTCGGGGCGCGGCCGCGCACGAAGGGCATGGAGCGCGGCGACCTGCTCGAGGCCAACGGCGGGATCTTCAAGCCGCAGGGCGAGGCCATCAACGCCGGCGCCGCCGACGACGTGCGCGTGCTGGTGGTCGGCAACCCCGCCAACACCAACGCCCTGATCGCCCAGGCCCACGCCCCCGACGTCCCCGCGGAGCGGTTCACCGCGATGACCCGCCTGGACCACAACCGCGCCATCTCGCAGCTGGCGAACAAGCTGCGCGTGCCGGTGAGCGACATCAAGAAGCTCACGATCTGGGGCAACCACTCGGCCACGCAGTACCCGGACATCTTCCACGCCGAGGTGGGCGGCAAGAACGCCGCCGAGCTCGTGGACGACCAGGCGTGGCTGCAGGACGACTTCATCCCCACCGTCGCCAAGCGCGGCGCCGCCATCATCGAGGCGCGCGGGGCGTCCTCCGCGGCGTCGGCGGCCAACGCCGCGATCGACCACATCCACACGTGGGTCAACGGCACGCCCGAGGGGGACTGGACGTCGATGGGCATCCCGTCCGACGGCTCCTACGGGGTGCCGGAGGGGATCATCTCCTCGTTCCCGGTGGTGTGCAAGGACGGGAAGTACGAGATCGTCCAGGGCCTCGAGATCGACGCCTTCTCGCGCGAGCGCATCGACGCCTCGGTGCAGGAGCTGACCGAGGAGCGCGACGCGGTGAAGGGCCTGGGCCTGATCTAG
- a CDS encoding PhnD/SsuA/transferrin family substrate-binding protein — translation MTPSVLRPSRRALAVLLLLVAAAAGALATRGVAAGDGDPPAKDTRFADGTCEGTAVRFGVVLADDDAAGARAAEVFRADLAEQLGCRVVVVPYATQARVVTALAVHEVDLGQLDPAALVVADRAAGVASVGAYAVDQDTPARAGALALWTRRDGPRDLAGLRGRRLALGAPLTAGGDLAPRAALLAAGVRADAPATDDVLDAGDDAEALRALRAGRVDAALTRQRPARREVRGLRRVWRATGPLADVVAIRPGIPNAFRRLVLVAVRQLPGRTLAPLAARQGIQQPAPLTSVPLDLYGPVAAQLDDLVGAGLRP, via the coding sequence GTGACGCCCTCGGTCCTCCGCCCGTCCCGCCGTGCGCTGGCGGTCCTGCTGCTGCTCGTCGCGGCGGCGGCCGGCGCGCTCGCGACCCGCGGCGTCGCGGCCGGCGACGGCGATCCCCCGGCGAAGGACACGCGCTTCGCCGACGGCACCTGCGAGGGCACGGCGGTGCGCTTCGGCGTCGTGCTGGCGGACGACGACGCCGCGGGCGCACGCGCGGCCGAGGTCTTCCGCGCCGACCTGGCCGAGCAGCTCGGCTGCCGCGTGGTGGTCGTCCCGTACGCGACGCAGGCGCGGGTCGTCACGGCGCTCGCCGTGCACGAGGTCGACCTGGGGCAGCTCGACCCGGCGGCGCTCGTCGTCGCGGATCGGGCGGCCGGCGTGGCGTCCGTCGGCGCCTACGCCGTGGACCAGGACACGCCGGCGCGCGCGGGCGCCCTGGCGCTGTGGACGCGGCGGGACGGCCCCCGCGACCTGGCGGGGCTGCGGGGCCGGCGCCTGGCGCTCGGCGCGCCGCTGACCGCGGGCGGCGACCTGGCCCCGCGGGCCGCCCTGCTCGCGGCCGGCGTCCGCGCCGACGCCCCGGCCACGGACGACGTGCTCGACGCCGGCGACGACGCCGAGGCGCTCCGCGCCCTGCGCGCGGGCCGCGTCGACGCCGCCCTCACGCGGCAGCGGCCCGCACGCCGCGAGGTCCGCGGCCTGCGCCGCGTGTGGCGCGCCACGGGCCCGCTCGCCGACGTCGTGGCGATCCGCCCCGGCATCCCCAACGCCTTCCGCCGTCTCGTGCTCGTCGCGGTACGCCAGCTGCCGGGCCGGACGCTGGCGCCGCTCGCCGCCCGGCAGGGCATCCAGCAGCCGGCGCCGCTGACGTCGGTCCCGCTCGACCTGTACGGCCCGGTGGCGGCCCAGCTCGACGACCTCGTCGGGGCGGGCCTGCGGCCCTGA